GCGTTCGGGTCTACTGACGGATCACCGGTAATTAGCTCTGCTCTGTCCCCCTTTCTCTCTGTCTCCCACCTGCGCCGCGAGGCTTCTTGATGCCCGCTGTTTACTGTTCTTGTGCTCCGTGTGGGCGTGGACTGGATCACGGAATCATGGCGCAAAGCTTGCGTCTTTGCCTTTTCCGTGGGGGCACCACCTGATTCCATTCCCCTTTTTCTTTCACTGTTCGGCAAATATCTCTGTTTGTCGGCATGGAACAGGGGAAAATGGCTTTTCTCTTGGTCACATCCACAAGTATGTATATTATTATACAGTTCTGTAGAAAAGCCTGACAAAATATGTTATCATTTGTCAATTTGGTGTCAGCATTGCAATCAGCCATGGTCATGGACACCACTGACCCGGGCTACTGGCTCAACTGGAGGTTCATGCTCTGCGCGACCTGGGTCTACTCCTGTATGGCCCTGGCGTTCTACTTGATCTGGAAGTACGAGGGGCCAAGTTCGCCGGCCGGCAACGACGAGGGGGGCGACAGAGAGGAGGCTCGGCCCAGGATCGGACCCGGAGTTGTGTATCTTGAGGACTGCTGGAAGCCGTGCCTTGAGGAGATCCATCCCGCTTGGCTGCTGGCTTTTCGCCTTGTGTCGTTCTTGTTCATGGCTTCGGTGCTTGTCTCTGATGTTATTGTCGATGGATGGACCGTCTTCCTTTACTACACTCAGTAAGCTACTTCTTCCTTCCTCGTATAGCTGCCTGTGAAGTTTCGCTAACAACAGCTGAAAGATAACGCGAAGTATCCATTTCGTACCAAGTAATATTCAGAAACTTATTTGATTTTGTTTGTTCTCTACATTTGACAGGTGGACCTTCTTGCTTGTCACCTTGTACTTTGGGGTATGTTGTTTGCTACAGTAAACTTGTTGTGACCACTTATTCTTGCCTACACATGAGAATGACAACAACATGTTCTGCCAGAATTTGAACAAATGGCCAATATAAAATATTTTTTGATTGTATAGCACGCAATTTGTTGTATCCGCATGCTTCCTCATTGCCTATTTTGCTGTCACTTACTAGGTGATACCTCTAACGTGCACCTTCTTCATCTTTAGCTTGGTTCGGTGCTTTCTTTCTATGGATGTTATCAGTACGCGTGCAAGACGGCTAAATCTGATGGAGATCATGGCTCTTATATCATTGCTCCAACGGGGGAAAGTACATACGACGATTCCATCAAAAGTTCTTGTTTCAATAGAACACATAATGGTCGGGAAATTGCAGGATTTTGGGGTTATCTGTTCCAGATTATGTTTCAGGTAATTCGTCATATTTATTTAAATACAAAGTGCACATGATTTTCCGAGTTTTAACTGCTGAACAGTAGGTGTGTTGTGATTGATGGAAAAAACAAATAACATAATCTGAAAATGTAATTGCTTGACATGTAATTCTTTTACATTATTATAGCTATTCTTTAACTGAAAGCATTATGAACTTTGGCCAGCCGATGAATGGTGATGATTACGGATTTGGTGTTTGTTGCCCGCCCGATTTTGATATGCTTGTTTTCAGACAAATGCAGGTGCTGTGATGCTTACGGATATGGTGTTTTGGTTCATTCTCTACCCTTTTCTTGCCCGGAATCAGTATCAAATGAATTTTGTGAGTTTTCGATCACAGATTTTACAAACTGTATTCTCTGGGACCTTTTAAGTTAGTATTTGTTAGTCCAGAGAAATGGGAAGAATTGTTGCCACTTTTTTTATAACCAATACTATGATTTGTTACTTCATTATTGTATTTTTTATTCTAAATCTACTCTAAAACCATGCATAGAAGTCTAAATAGGACTCCTCTAGTTCCATCCTGGTTTGGAGCTGTGCTAATGAATGACTGAGTGTCTCACACATCCTTTGGTGAACATATTCTTTGGTGCATGTCTTACTACTGTTTTGTGATTGCATACTGCAGTTGCTGATTGGAACACATTCACTCAATGCTCTCTTCATAATCGGTGATACTGCTTTGAATAGCCTGGTAAATGTCTTGTGCCAGAATATATtgatccataccacaatcttctgatCTTTATATTGACCGTTTAATCTAAAATTGCAGCGTTTTCCATGGTTTAGAATATCATATTTCATGCTCTGGACAGGACTTTTTGTCAGTGTTCAGTGGATCATCCATGCTAATGTGTCGATTTGGTAATACTTTTACTTACATCTCACTTTATTATATTGAATCTTAATTGTGgaaaaaatattcttgtgtttatgTTATACTATTTTTCCAGGTGGCCTTACCCATTCCTAGACTTGACATACCCTCGAGCACCTGTCTGGTAAGTTCTGCTTGACAAAAAGTACTTTGTAGTGCTATTCTTCCATGTGCAGCTGCTTCATTAATGAATTAGTACCTTTGTATACAATCTAGACTGGGCATGGTACATACCTAGCATTCATAAGTCAAGAATGAACTTAGATATCAATCCAGAgtatggttgtttgttgggggatacATTTTGGGGTCAACCGTTGGTGAATAGATTATCAAGAAGACTAGTCAACAGAATTCTGAACAGCTTCATAATCTGATTACTGTTTCAGGTTCTTGCATAAATTTTGATTAAGTTGTTTCAGAATCTTTTTGAGATACTTGATTATAGTGAATTTTTAACATAAATCTCCATTCCTGTTTGAACTTGCAACCTTGCTGCCTTAAACTGTGATCTCAATAAACTGTACTCATGCAGGTACTTGGTGGTGGCACTGCTTCACTTCCCTTGTTATGGCCTCTTCGCCCTAGTCCTGAGGATCAAGAGATCTCTCCTGGAAAGCTGGTTCCCACATAGTTACACATACGTGAAGTAGACAAAGAAGATACACATATACTGGCACAATTTACTCCCATTTCCCCCTTGTCCTGAAAATCGCATGGAGCTTCTGCTACTACACAATGAGCCGCATTCTTCGGAGTTAGGTGCCTGTAATTCCTTGCACTTGAAAGCACGGGCTCTTTACGGGGTTCTTTACTCAAAAGTGGACGTGTGAATTGCCACGACGTATGTTCGCCAAAATTTTGAGATGCATGGCTTCTTTCAAGTTTGAACCAGGTGTTGTGCCATTTCTCTGCGGTTTTACTAAAATCCCAGTGGGGAATTTTGTGCAATCTGACGTGCGACACCCCGCCATTTGATAGCTATACTTTAGTTGCATTTCTTTTCTTGTCCCTCTGCTAATGGCCGCTTCTCCCTCCTCGCACCGCTCTCTTCCAGTCTGTCGGTGGCCATGCCGACGGAGTACCAGATGACCGCGGTGACTGGCGGACGGAGCTTCAGTGCCGTGGCCCACATGTCGATGACCCAACTGCAGGTGCAGTTACGGCACCCAAGCAGTGTCCGTGACTGGCGGAGTACCAGATAACGGCGGTGACGTGGGGCACGCTGCTACCCACCCCGTGCCGCGCTCATTGCCTGTCTGCCACCGCTCTGTGCTGCTGCTCCCCGCCGTCGGCCGCTCAAGGCCGTCGCACTGCCTCTCCAAGTCTCCACACAGTGGTGTTTTAGCTTGAATCAATCTCTTTTCGCGTGCGTGCCTGTGTGTCTCGGTGGTATCGATCTGTTTCCGCGTGCGTTGCCGTTGCCTGCGTATTGCGTAACTCGCCGGAATCAACAAACTTGCTTAGACCAACTCTAACGCGCGACCcagacggacgtccgttttgtccggatttcgTCCGTTTGGGGATGACAATGAGGCCGTGTCCGTCCAGATTTGTGGATGCGGCGGCCGTGCGTCCAACGCATGGCCGCATCTCGTCCGTTCACCAGCACACTAgataaaatgaaaatgatgcatatgaaaTGGTTCAAATCAAATATAGCTTTCAAATAGTCtttacaacccaattgaaattTGTTTGCATGACAATAAAACAATATCAAATAGTTACAACCCAATCGAAATTTATTTGCATGACAAGAAATTAAACTCATAGATCTACTGATTGCCAATGTGAGTCTACACATACTCAACCAAGTTATTCTGAAGCTCGACATGAGTATACCAATCACGCAACTTCCAATGAAACTCAATAAACTGTTCAAAGGTTGCAAGAGGTGGATGCTCAGGCTCAACATTTTCACCCTGAAAATCAAACACTTGATCATAGATACTATCATCGCGCTCATCCTTCACGATCATGttttgcatgatcacacaagcagtcatcatctCCCAAAGCTTCTTCGTGCTCCATGTCAATGCAGGGTTACGAACGATACCCCACCGAGACTAAAGCACACCGAAAGCATgctccacatcctttctagcactctcttgtaTTTGGGCAAACCTCTGTCTCTTCTCTTCTTGCGGATTGGGTATGGTCTTCACAAGAGTGGACCACTGAGGaaagatgccatcagctaggtaaTATCCGTTGTTGTAATGGTGGCCATTGACCTCAAAGTTGACCTCCGGGGAGTGCCCTTCcgcaagccttgcaaacaccgaagaCCGCTGAAGAACACTAATATCATTCTGAGAACCAGACATGctgaagaaagaatgccatatccagagATCTTGTGAAGCCACAACTTCAAGTATAACAATGGCACCTttcacatgccccttgtactgcccctgccaagcaaatggacagttcttccacttttAGTGCATACAATCTATACCACCAAACATGCCCGGAAAGCCCCTCTCGACATTGATCACTAACAACCTCTCTGTATCAGCGACATTTGGCTCTCTGAGGTACTCCGGGCCGGACACTTCCACCACGGCCGTGCAAAAACTATACAATGAGAGGAGACATGTGGACTCACTCATACGAACATACTCATCCAAAAGATCACCGAGAATttcatatgcaagcatgcggatagTCACTGTGCATTTTTGGTATGAAGAGAAACATAAGCTTGCCTAGGGCATCCTCTTTGCAATCAAAGTATGGGTCATGCGCGACCACTCCCTCGcgaatacgattgaacacatgccttctcATTCGGAATCGGTGACGAAATTGATGGCCTAAAGAGTGCACCATCCTTAAAGTAATCAACATAGAGAAGGGTGTGGCCTTTCTCCCTATTGTGGTCCAAGGCCGAAGCATGGCCTGGGATTGATCCCTTGTACCGAGGCCACTTCCTAGTGATGTGTTCATGTACGACCAACGCAGCCCCAGCTCTTCGTCATCCGAGGATGAATCATCCGATGAGCAAATGAAGTTGTGAAAGAAAAACTCATCACCACTATCCATTGTACCTTGTGAGCAATCCGTCGAACGCCTTGCGGTCGTGCTGGGAAAGCGGACGGATAGTGCACGCCCTGCTCCCCTCGCAGGCAACAAAGCAAGGTTTTGGGGTCGGTGGTGCTGGAGGGCGTCATGCGTCACCGAAGGCCGACTGGAAGAGGTTGGGGACGACAGGCGACGCCGACAGCCGTAGATTATCTCCCACCGACAACAAGGAGAATGCCGGCCAAATGCTTTCCAAAAGGCCGCTGCGGAGATAGCTATGGCATGGCGCGGTGGTGGTTGGGACGGCCCTGGTCGAAGACGACGCGGCCGGGGATCGTGGTGGCGGTGGCAATGTCGGGGCGCAGAGGGAGGTAGACAAAGAGAAA
The Triticum dicoccoides isolate Atlit2015 ecotype Zavitan chromosome 3A, WEW_v2.0, whole genome shotgun sequence genome window above contains:
- the LOC119267074 gene encoding uncharacterized protein LOC119267074 codes for the protein MVMDTTDPGYWLNWRFMLCATWVYSCMALAFYLIWKYEGPSSPAGNDEGGDREEARPRIGPGVVYLEDCWKPCLEEIHPAWLLAFRLVSFLFMASVLVSDVIVDGWTVFLYYTQWTFLLVTLYFGLGSVLSFYGCYQYACKTAKSDGDHGSYIIAPTGESTYDDSIKSSCFNRTHNGREIAGFWGYLFQIMFQTNAGAVMLTDMVFWFILYPFLARNQYQMNFLLIGTHSLNALFIIGDTALNSLRFPWFRISYFMLWTGLFVSVQWIIHANVSIWWPYPFLDLTYPRAPVWYLVVALLHFPCYGLFALVLRIKRSLLESWFPHSYTYVK